The stretch of DNA GCAGTTCCAATTCTCTTTGATGGTGTTGTAACTTTTCCTGTAAAGATACTGGGACATTTTTCTCCTTTTGTTGGAGCTGGAGTAAATTACGTTGTTTATCGCAGCGCGAAAGCTACAGGATCTTATGGCGGCCAGGTTTATATTGGCGCGGAAGGAGATCTTGGTTGGGGAGGTAAAACTTTTGGAGAAGTCGGTTATTCAATTTTAAGGACAGGAAGAGAAACCTTGCCTGATTATTCAAGTAGGAGCTTTTCTGTAGTAGCTGGGCAAAAAATATTATTTTAATCAAGGTTAATCTAATATTAAGTTTTCTTCTCTCAGAATAAAGCGGTATAATTGGCCGACTATATCTTTTGTGCCGTTAAATTTTGTTCTTATGAAATTAGATGTTAGCCCTTTCCCTTTTTGTTCTACCAAAACTTCTACTTCTTTTCCAAAATAATTGCCGGCAAACTTTTTCATTAATTCAGCTCTAAGCTTATTAAGCTGGCCTACCCTTTCTTTGATGGTTTTAATGGGCAGTTGATCTTGCATTTTGGCAGCTTTTGTCCCTTCCCTCCTGGAATAAGGGAAAATATGAATTCTGGAAAAACTAAATTCTTTGCAAAAATTATAAGTATTCTTAAAGTTTTGATCTGTTTCTCCAGGGAATCCTGTTATTACATCGGTTGAAACTCCGCAATTTGGTATAATTTTGTAGATTTTTTCTATAAGGTCTGAAAAGTTTTTTACCTTATACTTTCTATTCATTGCTTTGAGAATTTGATCATCTCCCGATTGCAGGGGAATATGCAGCTGATGGCATGCTTTTGGGTTTGATGAGATTGTTTTTAGCAAAGCATTTGTTACATACATAGGTTCGATAGAAGAAAGCCTTATTCTTAAAAGGTTTTTTATTTCAGAGAGCTTGTCAATTATTGAAATCAGATGTTTTTCTCCATATTCTCCCAAGTTTATTCCGGTAAGAATTATCTCTCTTGCGCCTGTTTCTACAAGTTCTCTTGCTTCATTTAAAACATCTTGCACTGGCTTTGTTTTTATTTTTCCGCGGGCGTAAGGAACGATGCAATATGAACAAAAATTTTCACATCCGTCTTCAATCATTAAAAAGGATCTTATTCTATTGGCGTCTCTTTTTGTTGTTGGCTTGAAATCTGGATCGATAAATTCAACCGTTGGAAATTCTTTTTGTAGGCTTTCTTTATTTAGTCTGGCAAAACAGCCAGAAACTATTACCTTTTTTGCAAGTTTAATGGCCCTTCTTATGGCTTGCCTTGATTTTTTGTCGGAGTCGGAAGTTACCGTACAAGTATTAATAATATATATATCTGCAGGTTGTCCAAATTTTGTAAATCGTAGAGGCTCAGAATTATGAGCCTCTACGATTTGATCCTCTACAGCTTCTGTTAAAATAGCCCCTTGATATTGATTTGCTCTGCATCCCAGGGTATATGTGACTATTTTTTTATTCGAATTCATAAAATAATTGTGCAAGAATGACAATTGCCGCAGTCTCTACCCTTAAAATTCTCTTTCCAAGGCTTACTGAAATGAAATTATTTGCGTTTGCCATTTTGACTTCCTCTTGTGAGAAGCCTCCTTCGGGACCGATAAGGACAAGTATCTTTTTATGATCTTGTTGTAGAGGCTCAGAATTCTGACTTGCGACAACAACCGCCTCTTTCAATGGATTGTTTTTCTCCCCCTCCCAGGGGATTAATTTAAAATTATAATTTATTGATGGTTTTACAATGTCTTCAAACTTTGTAAGTGATTTTATTTGAGGCACTATTGATCTTCCTGATTGCTGGCTCGCTTCTTTTGCGATCTTTTGCCAATGAGAAATTTTCTTATCAGATTTTTCTTCTATTTTGGGGATCGTTCTTTCTGAAACAACGGGTATTATATTAAAAACCCCAAGCTCTGTTGCTTTTTGGATAATCATGTCCATTTTTTTGCCTTTTGGCAGGCATTGGGCGAGGGTTATTTTAGTTTGTGGCTCAATCTCTTCTTTTTTTATGCCGGATATTACACAGCTGATTTTATCTGGTTCTATTTTTTTAATGATTGATGTATATATGTTCCCTGAACTATCGAAAACTTCTATGACATCTTTTTCTGACAACCTTAAAACATTTTTTATATGATTTGTATCATTGCCTTTTATTGTAATTGTGCCGTTTTTTATCTGATCTTGTGGAACAAAAAATCTGTGCATTAAATCTCTCTTCTGATTTGTCCGAATTTTTTAAGAAGCTCTTTTTGCTCGTTTGTTAAATTTTTGGGAGTTTCAATTTCTATAACAACCATAAAGTCTCCACGGCGTCTGCTTCCAACATAATGCATCCCTTTTTCTTTGAACCTGAATATGGTTCCTGATTGTGTCCCTGCCGGTATTTTTAAAGTAGCTGTTCCATCTATAGCTTTAACTTCTATTTCAGACCCAAGTGCTGCTTTTACAAAAGGGATTGGCTGTTTAGTATATAGATTTGCCCCTTCTCTTTCAAAAACAGGATTTTCTTTAACCTGTACAAACACATATAAATCGCCGGGGGCTCCCCCTTTTATGCCTGCGTCTCCGGCTCCGCTAACTCTTAACCTGTAATTTGACTCTATCCCTTGAGGAACCTTTATTTTAATAGTATGTTTTTGTTTTTCTCTTCCTGAGCCTGAACATGTTGAGCAGGTGGATGTTATTGTGGCCCCGGATCCGTTGCAGGTCGGACATGTTGAAACCTGGCTAAAAGCTCCAAGCGGGGTACGTTGGGTTCTTCTTATTTGTCCTGTGCCATTACAGGATGAACATTTTGACGGGATAGTCCCCGGCTTTGCCCCTGATCCTTTGCAGGTATGGCAAGCTGTTAAATGTATGATTTCAATCTCTTTTTCTGTGCCGGAAAAAGCTTCTTCCAGGGTGACTTCTAAATCGTATCGTAAGTCTGCCCCATCTTGTCTTCCTGATCGACTTGTCCCTCTTCTTTGTCCTCCAAAAAACACATCGAAGATATCTCCAAAACCGTCAAAATTTGAAAAATCACCAAAATCAAAGCCTGAAAAACCAGCCTCACCACCGCTAAACCCGGGGCCAGCTGTTCCGAATTGGTCATATTGCTGACGCTTTTGCGTGTCGCCTAAAACTTGATAAGCTTCATTTATCTCTTTGAACTTTTCGGGAGACCCATGTTCTTTGTTTACATCCGGATGATATTTCCGTGCAGCGCTTCTAAATGCTTTTTTTATCTCATCTTGTGACGCATTTTTATTTACGCCCAAAATATTATAATAGTCTTTGTTTGCCATACTATAATTTTATCAAATTGCTTGATTATAAGCAATTTTAACGGATTTTTATCGATATATATCTAGGAAATTTGTTGGTTTAACTTTTATCTTTAGTTGTTTTTTATCAAAAAATAAGAAGGAGAATATATTTAAAATATGAGAGTTGGAATAAAAGGAGCGACAAGTTTTGTCCAACCTGACATGAAACCTCCTTTGCCACTTGTGGAAGGAACTATAATAGGAACCCCTATAAGATGTCTTCATCTTCCGGAATTGAACACTGTTCCTCCTGTTTCCGTCGTCAGTCTCCCTGAAAAATTTAGAAGCTTTTTTGAACTAATTGAGCTGCAGGGTTTTTTAATGGAATACAATAAGGCTTCTATTGCTCCGGGGTTTGCTATAAAGCTTTTTCAGAATGGTATTTTTGGGAGAGAAGAAGTTGCCGCTATTTATGATGAATCTTTTGGAAGGATGAATGATGAATACTCTATCGGAACAAAAATATCATATCTAGCAGATATGT from candidate division WOR-1 bacterium RIFOXYB2_FULL_36_35 encodes:
- a CDS encoding molecular chaperone DnaJ, which gives rise to MANKDYYNILGVNKNASQDEIKKAFRSAARKYHPDVNKEHGSPEKFKEINEAYQVLGDTQKRQQYDQFGTAGPGFSGGEAGFSGFDFGDFSNFDGFGDIFDVFFGGQRRGTSRSGRQDGADLRYDLEVTLEEAFSGTEKEIEIIHLTACHTCKGSGAKPGTIPSKCSSCNGTGQIRRTQRTPLGAFSQVSTCPTCNGSGATITSTCSTCSGSGREKQKHTIKIKVPQGIESNYRLRVSGAGDAGIKGGAPGDLYVFVQVKENPVFEREGANLYTKQPIPFVKAALGSEIEVKAIDGTATLKIPAGTQSGTIFRFKEKGMHYVGSRRRGDFMVVIEIETPKNLTNEQKELLKKFGQIRREI